Proteins found in one Sardina pilchardus chromosome 11, fSarPil1.1, whole genome shotgun sequence genomic segment:
- the LOC134095286 gene encoding leukotriene B4 receptor 1-like: MNASGPSNPNSTALDEGSMASTSVACVILSLSFLVGAPGNLLVIWTILKHIKLRSHTVVLILHLAVADLLVLVTLPLWIYSLASSWIFGNSTCKALTYIINVCMYSSVFLITIMSIERYVAICYPLKMLGWKGLGTLYKCLGVMWFVSFLLGIPALLIHYVDVTDDGSLQCIFKNHTSDNQELFCLCLESSVGFVIPFSILAISYCQVVTRLNQLHSATKQRSTVLISSVVVAFALLWLPHHILNIIDVIIMYAGNSTPDIKDNFVLIAGALAFISSSVNPVLYAFAARHFQGGLRRSGFVKLFLDIASNSLKAKENSNVQDIIAQTEV; the protein is encoded by the coding sequence ATGAATGCCTCCGGACCTTCTAACCCCAATAGCACGGCACTAGATGAGGGGTCTATGGCGAGTACATCTGTGGCTTGCGTGATTCTGAGTCTGTCCTTCCTGGTAGGGGCTCCCGGGAATCTACTGGTGATTTGGACCATCCTGAAGCATATCAAGCTGCGTTCCCACACAGTGGTGCTCATCCTCCATCTGGCCGTCGCAGATCTCCTGGTGCTGGTCACCCTGCCCCTGTGGATCTACTCCCTGGCAAGCTCCTGGATCTTTGGGAACTCTACTTGCAAGGCCTTAACCTACATCATTAATGTTTGCATGTACAGCAGTGTGTTTCTCATCACCATTATGAGTATAGAACGCTATGTGGCCATCTGCTACCCTTTGAAGATGCTTGGCTGGAAAGGTTTGGGTACGCTGTACAAATGTTTGGGAGTCATGTGGTTTGTGTCTTTTCTTTTGGGAATTCCAGCACTCTTGATCCATTACGTGGATGTGACTGATGATGGTAGTCTTCAGTGCattttcaaaaatcacactTCTGATAACCAAGAGCTGTTTTGCCTCTGCCTAGAGTCCTCTGTTGGCTTTGTGattccattttccattttgGCCATCAGCTACTGTCAGGTGGTCACACGGCTGAATCAGCTGCACTCCGCCACCAAACAGAGGTCAACTGTGCTGATCAGCAGTGTGGTTGTGGCCTTTGCCCTACTCTGGCTTCCTCATCACATCCTCAATATCATCGACGTTATCATCATGTATGCAGGGAACTCTACACCAGACATCAAAGATAATTTTGTGCTCATTGCAGGCGCCCTGGCCTTCATCAGCAGTTCAGTGAACCCTGTGCTGTATGCTTTTGCGGCACGGCATTTCCAGGGTGGACTTAGAAGGTCTGGCTTTGTGAAACTGTTCCTTGACATAGCCTCCAATTCTTTGAAAGCCAAAGAGAATTCAAACGTTCAGGATATCATAGCACAAACTGAAGTATAA
- the LOC134095656 gene encoding leukotriene B4 receptor 1-like, which yields MASAGTDSQPQSPETELVVASVIFGVCFLVGAPGNLFVIWTILKHVKQRSHTVILILHLAVADLMVLITLPLWIYSFAHSWIFGLVTCKAVVYLVNACMYSSVFFITIMSVERFLAVRYPFASAGWRRKQALHKLLFGVWGMAFLFSIPVILTQTLGDQTDQCVYKVYKSETEEIIFVMLETIVGFVAPLTILVVCYGCLYSRIAQMNFKSKRKSTGLIAAVVVTFVICWTPHHIGNILSLIYIGIVASHEEAADRLDEVRRTMMYFAAALAFISSTINPVLYVFAARSFRSSLRDTGIQKLFRQISNTATGEGNNDLHLTSKRKSSHTQSSQCYTESKAHIDLPDICDHPST from the coding sequence ATGGCAAGTGCGGGTACGGATAGTCAGCCACAAAGTCCAGAGACTGAGCTGGTGGTGGCTTCTGTAATCTTCGGTGTTTGTTTTCTGGTTGGCGCTCCTGGGAATCTGTTTGTGATCTGGACCATCCTGAAGCATGTCAAGCAGCGCTCTCACACGGTCATTCTCATCCTCCATCTGGCCGTTGCGGATCTCATGGTGCTCATCACCCTGCCCCTGTGGATCTACTCCTTCGCCCACTCCTGGATCTTTGGGCTGGTCACATGTAAGGCTGTGGTCTATCTTGTCAATGCTTGCATGTACAGCAGTGTGTTTTTCATTACTATTATGAGTGTGGAGCGCTTTTTGGCTGTTCGTTACCCCTTTGCCTCAGCTGGCTGGAGAAGAAAACAAGCACTTCATAAGCTACTGTTTGGTGTCTGGGGAATGGCCTTTCTCTTCAGCATCCCGGTGATTCTCACGCAAACCCTGGGTGATCAAACAGACCAATGTGTATATAAGGTGTACAAGTCTGAGACTGAAGAAATTATATTTGTGATGCTGGAGACCATTGTGGGCTTCGTCGCTCCACTTACCATTTTGGTGGTTTGTTATGGCTGTCTGTATAGCCGCATCGCGCAGATGAACTTCAAATCCAAGCGCAAGTCAACAGGTCTCATTGCAGCGGTTGTTGTCACGTTTGTCATCTGTTGGACCCCTCATCACATCGGAAATATCCTCTCCCTGATTTACATTGGCATTGTAGCATCTCATGAAGAGGCGGCCGACCGTTTGGATGAGGTTAGACGTACCATGATGTATTTTGCGGCGGCCTTGGCGTTTATCAGCAGCACTATTAACCCAGTGCTATATGTCTTTGCTGCGCGGTCATTTCGAAGTTCACTGCGCGACACGGGGATACAGAAGCTTTTCCGCCAGATCTCCAACACAGCTACTGGTGAGGGGAATAATGACTTACATTTGACATCTAAGAGGAAGAGCTCTCACACTCAGTCTTCACAGTGTTATACAGAATCAAAAGCTCACATAGACCTCCCGGACATCTGTGACCATCCCTCAACTTAA